The following nucleotide sequence is from Bacillus horti.
AGCTGACCTTTTTGACAACGATCATTATCGTGCTAGTCTCCTTTACATGGTGGAAATGGATTGGCTTAAGCTAGTAGGATATACAGTTCTGATTAAGAAATATAAGCATAGTATAGCTTTTTGAGTTACAAATGGTAAATAAAAAGGCAGGGAAATGCATGTATTTGTAGAATATACAGTTAAATGGAACTCAATAATTGATAAAGGTATGATAGATATGATTAAATTCGAACACCTAACATTATCACAACGAATAGCTGAAACGATAGCGAGCCAAATTGTTGAAGGAAAGCTTAATCCTGGAGAGCGGTTGATTGAAAATGAGCTTTCAGACCTATTTGGTACCAGTAGATCACCAATCAGGGAAGCTTTATATATACTTGAAAGTCAGGGAATCGTTGAAAGAATTCCGAGAAAAGGAGTTCTCGTTAAAAATTACTCAAAAAAAGAAGTGTTTGATTTATATTATGTAGTCTATAACTTAACCGAAATTGCCCTTAAAAAAGGGATGGAAACGTATACGGAGGAGCAGTTAAAAGCATTATATGACTTAATTAAGAAAATGGAAGAAACGATTGAGAGTAGAGAAATGAAGAACTGTTTTTTATTAATTGAACAGCTTCATATGAAGTTGTTTGAGCTGCCAGATAATAAGGTTCTTGAAGACTTGTATCAGAGGGTAAATATGCGTTGGACCACGTTTCGCTATCTTTCTTTGTCTCATCCTGATAGTTTAAAGCGATCTATTCAGGAATATAAAGAAATCGTTATTAGCTTAGAGCAGAAAGACTTTACACGT
It contains:
- a CDS encoding GntR family transcriptional regulator — translated: MIKFEHLTLSQRIAETIASQIVEGKLNPGERLIENELSDLFGTSRSPIREALYILESQGIVERIPRKGVLVKNYSKKEVFDLYYVVYNLTEIALKKGMETYTEEQLKALYDLIKKMEETIESREMKNCFLLIEQLHMKLFELPDNKVLEDLYQRVNMRWTTFRYLSLSHPDSLKRSIQEYKEIVISLEQKDFTRIPPILEKKKSRALSVLEKLVAE